A single Cyprinus carpio isolate SPL01 chromosome A6, ASM1834038v1, whole genome shotgun sequence DNA region contains:
- the LOC109091678 gene encoding 26S proteasome non-ATPase regulatory subunit 12-like has protein sequence MSEDRVERSDGRIVKMEVDYSATVDQRLPECEKMARDGRLQEAIESLLSLEKQTRTASDMVSTSRILVAIVQLCYEAKDWDALNENIMLLSKRRSQLKQAVAKMVQECYTYVDAMSDLSIKLRLIDTLRTVTAGKIYVEIERARLTKTLAQIKEQNGDVKEAASILQELQVETYGSMEKKEKAEFILEQMRLCIAVKDYIRTQIISKKINTKFFQEEGSEDLKLKYYNLMIQVDLHEGSYLSICKHYRAIYDTPCILEDDSKWQQALKSVVLYVILAPYENEQSDLVHRISIDKKLEEIPKYRDLLKQFTTMELMRWSSVVEDYEKELREGSMGTPDTDVFTYSEEGEKRWKDLKNRVVEHNIRIMAKYYTSITMGRMAALLDLSIDESEEFLSNLVVNKTIYAKVDRLAGIINFQRPKDPNDLLNDWSQKLNSLMSLVNKTTHLIAKEEMIHNLQ, from the exons ATGTCTGAGGACAGAGTAGAACGATCAGATGGACGGATAGTGAAGATGGAGGTTGACTACAGTGCTACTGTAGATCAGCGTTTGCCTGAGTGCGAGAAAATGGCCAGA gatggcaGACTACAGGAGGCCATCGAGAGTCTACTGTCACTAGAGAAGCAAACAAGAACT GCTTCAGACATGGTGTCCACCTCCAGGATCTTGGTGGCTATAGTTCAGTTATGCTATGAAGCTAAAGACTGGGATGCCTTGAATGAAAACATCATGCTACTGTCTAAGAGAAGAAGCCAGCTGAAGCAG GCTGTTGCAAAGATGGTACAGGAATGTTATACATATGTTGATGCTATGAgtgacctgtcaatcaaactccgaCTCATTGACACGCTACGCACCGTCACTGCTGGAAAG ATATATGTGGAGATTGAGCGTGCTAGGCTGACTAAAACATTGGCCCAAATCAAAGAGCAAAATGGAGATGTGAAAGAGGCTGCATCCATTCTGCAGGAACTGCAG GTGGAGACATATGGATCAATGGAGAAGAAGGAGAAGGCGGAGTTCATTCTGGAGCAGATGAGGCTGTGCATTGCTGTCAAGGACTACATTCGAACACAGATCATTAGCAAAAAGATCAACACTAAATTCTTCCAGGAGGAGGGCAGTGAG gatttgaaactgaaatattataaTCTGATGATTCAAGTTGATCTGCACGAGGGCTCCTACCTGTCCATATGTAAACATTACAGAGCCATATATGACACTCCCTGTATTCTGGAAGATGACTCCAAATGGCAGCAG GCTCTGAAGAGTGTGGTGCTCTATGTGATTTTGGCACCCTATGAGAACGAACAGTCTGATTTAGTTCATAGAATCAGCATTGACAAGAAACTGGAGGAAATACCCAAATACAG GGATCTCCTGAAACAATTCACCACCATGGAGCTGATGCGCTGGTCATCTGTGGTGGAGGATTATGAAAAAGAACTGAGGGAGGGTTCCATGGGAACTCCGGACACTGATGTCTTCACCTACTCAGAAGAGGGAGAAAAGAGATGGAAAGATCTGAAAAACAGAGTGGTAGAACAT AACATCAGAATAATGGCGAAGTATTACACAAGCATCACAATGGGGAGAATGGCAGCACTGCTTGACCTCTCTATTGAT GAATCAGAAGAGTTCTTATCTAACCTGGTGGTCAATAAGACCATCTATGCAAAAGTAGACCGCCTCGCTGGTATTATTAATTTCCAGCGGCCTAAGGACCCTAACGATCTTCTGAATGACTGGTCTCAAAAACTGAACTCTCTCATGTCTCTGGTCAACAAAACTACTCATCTCATTGCCAAGGAAGAGATGATCCACAACCTCCAGTAG